CCCTCTCCCATAAGGCGTTGCAACGCCTGGGTCAGCTGGCGTAAGCCGTGGAGAAAGGGCATCTCTTTGTCCTTGCCCGGCGATAGCAGGATCAGCTGGAGCTGGTCGAGAACCTGTTGAATTGAGGCCTCAGGGGTATCCAGCAATTGGCCTTGGCCGTCTTTGGCTCCGGAGGCGGTTTTGCGCTGCTTGGCCCCGGTGCCGGAAATGACCTCTTCGAGTGTGTCACGGCGCGCCTGGATTGTGCTGAGGTCGAGCTCGTTGATCCAGATCGTCGTCACCTGATGTTGTTCCAACAGCTCCTGCACGCCGCCTTCGGCAAGAACTGTGGCCGGTTCGCCGACAATGATGCGACACAGTGCCAGAAGATGGCGGTCAACGAGATCTTCGAGAAACGTGAGAGTTTTGATTTTATGAGCAAACAGGCGACCGGCCAGAGTCGCCGGCAACGGGTTGTTGCTGATCAAGGGATGGTCATCGACAAGAAACTGTTGCCGTTTAATGCTCAGAACCAACGGGGCCTGCTCACGACTGAGAAAGGTGCGAAACTGAAGGACTGACTGATGGATGGCATTGTTGAGCGCCGGATGCCCGTCAGGGTAGTAGCTGACGTTTTTCAGCAGTTTGGCCCATCCAATGAGAGCCTGCTCCAATGCGCTATCGGTAAATCCTTCCATCCGCATTCCTTTGATACAAAAGTGAAAATCGTATGTTTTTTAATAACATAGCGTCAGAAGGCAATTTTGTAAATTACCTAGAGAAATAATCTCAATCGTTGAGCGGATTTGCTGCTGTTTTTCGCCGCAAAATTGTGCCTCACGCAAACAGAACGGGGACGGTTTTGTAAAAAACCGTCCCCACATACAGGTGTCGAGTGCTCTGTAACGACGGAATTGCCGCCCTGAGATTACATGGATCAAAACCTGAAACACTGTAAAAACGATGGGTTACAGTAACGCAAATGCTTTTTCAGCCGCTTCAATGGTCTGGTCAAGATCTTGTTTGCTGTGGGCAATACTCATAAAGCCTGCCTCAAACTGAGAGGGCGCGAGATTGATGCCACTATCGAGCATGGTGCGGAAAAAGCGGCTGAATGCTTCTGTGTCACTTTTAGCCGCATCACTGAAGCTCTGCACCGGACCTTCGCAAAAATAGGTGCAGAACATGCCACCAACCCGTTGGAAGCAGGTTGGGATGGGGCTCTTGGTTGCCGCCTGACGCAGGCCCGCTTCGAGGTAGGCGCTCTTTTCCTCAATCTGCTCGTAGAATCCTTCCTGCTTGAGCAGCTTTAATGTCGTAATCCCGGCGCTCATAGCCAGTGGATTGCCGGACAGGGTGCCGGCCTGATAGACGCCACCTTCAGGGGAGAGTTGATCCATCAATTCTTTTTTGCCACCAAAGGCACCGACCGGCAAACCGCCGCCGATGATTTTACCCAGGCAGACCAGATCGCCGCGGACATTGAAGCGTTCTTGAGCGCCACCGTAGGCGACACGGAAGCCGGTCATCACCTCATCAACGATAAGGAGAATGCCTTCGGTCGTGCACAGCTCACGCAGGCCCTCAAGGAAGCCCGGCTTGGGGGGAACGCAGCCCATGTTACCGGCAATGGGTTCGAGGATGATACAGGCGATCTCGTCTTTATTGGCGGCCACCATGGCTTTGACCTCATCTAGGTCGTTATAGGTGGCAGTCAGGGTATATTTGGCAAAGTCGGCCGGGATGCCCGGCGATGTCGGAACGCCGAATGTTGCGGCACCACTGCCTGCTTTAACCAGCAGGGAGTCGGCATGGCCGTGGTAGCAGCCATCAAATTTGAGGATCTTGTCACGGCCAGTGCAGCCACGGGCGAGACGGATGGCGCTCATGGTCGCTTCGGTACCGGAGGAAACCATGCGTACTTTTTCGATATTGGGATAGGCGTCGCAGACCATTTCGGCCAGTTCGATCTCTTTATAGGTCGGGGCACCAAACGAAGCGCCATTGACTGCCGCATCCTGAATGGCGCGGACCACCTCGGGATGGCAATGGCCGAGAATCATCGGTCCCCAGGAACCGACGTAATCGATATAGCTTTGGTGGTCGGCATCGTAGATGCGACTACCTTCAGCGCGTTCAATAAACAGCGGGTCACAACCGACGGATTTAAAGGCGCGGACCGGGCTGTTGACACCACCGGGGATCACCTGTTTGGCCTTGGCAAAATAATCGTGCGAACAATCATGTTTCATAACAACTCTCCCAGAGTGATATTGGCGTTTCAATAACGAAGTGTTACAGTGTCTGACGCCGTGGCAAGGCGGCTTTTTGCCGTGTTTTCCTGCGGTGGACACTGTTTTGGACGCTAGCATATCGCCTTGACGCTTGTCAAGGAAAGCTGCTTGCAATTACTCCTCTGTTTTTAGGGGGTTAGCGAGAGGTTCGTTGATGATTTTAGGAGTCACCGGAGGGATTGCCAGTGGCAAGAGCACGGTTGTCGCTCTGTTAGCCGAACTTGGGGCACAGGTGGTGAGTGCCGATCAGTTGTCACGCGAGCTGGTCGAACCGGGTCAACCGGCTCTGGACGCACTGGTCGCGCGTTTCGGAACGTCCATCCTCAACGCGGATGGAACACTGGACCGCAGTGGGCTTGGCGAGAAAGTTTTCGCGGATGCCGCTGCGCGTCAGGATCTTGAAGCGATCCTGCATCCGGCGATTGCCCAGCTCTCTACGCAGCGCCTCCGGGAAGCGTCGCAACGCGTGGGTCCGCAGGGTTTGGTCGTCTATGAAGCGCCGTTACTCTACGAAGCTCACGCTGAAAATCGGGTGGATCAGGTCTTGACAGTGACCGTGCACGCTGCTGTTCAGCTCGAACGACTGATGACGCGTGACCAGTGCGATGCTGCCGCTGCCCGTCAGCGGATCGCGGCTCAGATGTCACAGGAGGAGAAAGCCCGGCGAGCGGATTATATCATTGATAACTCCGCAGATTTGACGACCCTGCGCGATAACGTTGTTCAGCTTTTTCACCGTTTGTGTCCGGATCACGCCTAGCTCTGAACCCGCTCCTTACATAACTCTTATCCGTGCCTTATATGAAACGCCATAATCAGCGTCAACTGATGATGGAGAAAATGTATGGCACAAATCGATTTACACGTTCATTCGAAGTATTCCAATCACCCCTCCGAATGGTTTCTGCAGCGCCTCGGCGCCTCTGAATCCTACACCGAACCTGAAACCATCTACAGGCTGGCCCGTCAGCGCGGCATGGATTTTGTTACCATCACCGACCATAATCGCATCAAAGCGTCGATGGAGCTGGTGGAGAAGTATCCCGAGCATTGCTTCAGTGGTGTGGAAGCCACAGCTTACTTTCCCGAGGACAAGTGCAAAATTCATGTGCTGATCTTCGGGCTGGATCGTGATCAGTTCAGCAGGGTTCAGAAAAAACGGAAAAATATTTATAAGCTGCGTGACTACTTGAAGAAGGAAGATCTTGCTTGTGTGGTCGCTCACGCTACTTATGCCGTCAATAACCGCCTGACCCTGGATCATCTCGAAAAGTTGATCGTCCTGTTCAATAATTTTGAAGGCCGCAACGGCAGTCGCAGTGTGCTGAATAATGACATTCTTACGCAGGTTTTGCAGAATCTGACGCCCGAAGACATCGAACGCCTGGCGCAGAAGCATGACCTTGAGCCTTGGGGCAGGACGCCATGGCTCAAAGGTCTGACCGGTGGTTCCGACGATCATGCCGGACTGTTTATCGCCAAAACATCAACCCGGGCGGAGGCCCAAACGCCTCAGGAATTGCTCAATCAGATCAAACGAGGGGCGACCGAACCCTGTGGCCGCCAAAACGATTTTCAGGGGCTGACGTTTGCCATTTACAAAATCGCTTTTGACTTTTCTCAGCACAACAGCACCGCGTTTGCCCAGTCGACTCTCAGCGACCTGACCCGCTATCTGTTTAGTGATAAAAAGCTCAGTTTCAAAGATCGGCTGCGACTCAACAAGATGAAGTCGAAGAAGAACAATCAAGTCTATCAGAACCTGGTACAGCTTATTGAGACCAGCCGGACATTGCAGCAGGATGACATCGATTCACGTCTTGATCTGCTGTATGACTGCATCGCCAATATCTCCGACCAGTATTTTCGTTCCCTGCTCGGCTCGCTGAATACCAATATCACCGAGATGGATATTATCCGTATCATTCAGGGCCTGTCGTCGTCGATTCCGGGCATTTTCCTGTCGGTGCCGTTTTTCTCCTCGTTCCGCCACATGTTCGGTGATCGTCAGTTGATCAATCAGTTTCATGCCGATCTCGGCAAGCAGGTCAGCCGTCGTTCCAAACGGATCCTGTGGTTGACCGACACGTTGACGGATCTTAACGGCGTGTCCATGACCCTGCAGACCATCGGCCACCTTGCTGAGGAAAAGGGGTTTGCCATCCGGATCATGACCAGTCTGACCGATGAGCAGAAACATTCCGGGCTGCCGCAGTCAACCTTGATCGTGCCGCCGCTTTATTCGGCGCCGTTGCCCCATTACGAAGACATCACCGTCAACGTGCCGTCGGTATTGCGCATGCTGAAGATGGTGTACGACTACAATCCCGATGAGTTGTACATCTCAACTCCCGGTCCGGTCGGTCTGCTTGGATTGTTGATCGGTCGCATGCTCGGCACGGAGATCAAGGGGATTTACCACACCGATTTCACCGTCGAAGCGGAATCGATTATCGATGAACCGGCCATCGGCGACATGATCGAGCAATACAGCAAATGGTTCTTCAATCAGTTTGACAGCCTGTTGGTGCCGACCACGGAATACATGCACCTGCTCAAGGAGCGGGGCTACCGGCATCGTCACATGGCCCTGTTTCGGCGCGGCTTGCGCACCGAACATTTCTATCCCGCCGAACGTCCGGCCAACTCGGCGGAGCGACATCGTCTGCTCTACGTCGGACGGGTTTCCAAAGATAAAAACCTCGCTTTTTTGTTGGAGGTCTATCGCGCCGTTCGTCTACGGCATCCTGATATTTGTTTGAGTATTGCCGGAGACGGTCCTTACCTGGCCGAGTTGAAAATGGCTTGTCGGGATCTGCCTGAAGTCGCCTTCCTCGGCCGGGTGGATTACAAAGAGTTACCGTCGGTGTACAACAGTCATGATCTGTTTGTCTTCCCCAGCCTCAGTGATACCTTCGGCATGGTGGTTCTCGAAGCTCAGGCCTGCGGCATCCCGTCGCTGGTGTCGGATGTTGGCGGTCCCAAGGAGATTGTGGTCCATGCCGAGACCGGTTATGTGCTGCCGTCTGATTCCGTCGATGCCTGGGTGGACCAGCTGAGTGCCTTGCTGATTGATCTGGAAAGTGGTGGTGCCCTGTATCAAGCCCTGTCAAGCGCAGCACGTCAGCGTGTCGAGCAACGTTTCAGCTGGGACAGTATTCTCCAGGAGATGACCCGCCCTGACGACACTCTCTTGCCGCGGCTGTCACGCCACCGACATCAGCCTGGATTGGGAGGGCTGCTTAAACTGGCTTCTAACATGATGGTGCATTCCTATGACTAAGCGGATTTCTCCCCTCGGTGACGCGCTCAAAGTCACCGGACACCTGTTGCGTACCGGGCGTGTCCCCGGTCAGCTGATCATCCAGTACACGGATCGTTGTAATGCCACCTGTCCGCAATGCGGGATGCGCGTGACCAACAAATTTTCTCGCACGACCCTGGCTGAACAACGGGTGGAACAGATGATCCGCCATGCTGCTGGCCAAGGGGTGGCCGCGCTGTCCTTTACCGGTGGCGAGCCTTTTTTGTGTCTGGATGAGGTTTGTCGTCTCGCCAAGGTGGCAGGAGCCCAAAATATTCCCTATATTCGCACCGGCACCAATGGCTACTTATTTTGCGGTGCGGACAAAGAGAATTTTACGGATCGGATGAAGACGCTGGCCGATAAGTTGGCGGCAACGCCGTTGCGTAATATCTGGGTGAGTATTGACTCCTCTGATGTGGAAACCCATGAGCAGATGCGTGGCTTACCCGGGGTCGTCAAGGGCATTGAAAAGGCTCTGCCGATTTTTGCCGAGCGAGGCCTGTATTTGTCGGCCAATCTTGGCATCAATCGTTATTTTGCCGGGCGTGATAAAGATCGGGATAAACTGGATTATCCGTTTTTTCGTGGCGGGTTTGACCGGTTTTACCGTTTTGTCGCCGATCTCGGTTTTACCATTGCCAATGTCTGCTATCCCATGCACGGTGATGATGAGTCCGGTGAAGCGGTCTATGCAGCGACCGCGACAGACCGAGCGGTGTATTTCTCCCATGAAGAGAAGCTCGACCTGTTTCAGGCGCTGTCCGACTGTATTCCCGGTCATCGTGAAAAGATTCGTATTTTTACCCCCCGCTGCAGCCTTCATGCACTTCTCCAGCAGTATCGGGGGCATGATGAATTGACCACCCCGTGCCGGGGTGGGATCGATTATTTCTTTGTCGACAGTCGTACCGGCCACAGTTATCCGTGTGGTTATCGCGGAGAAGACGATCTGGGCTGCTTTGACGGCGGGAGCCATCGACCCTCGGCACCAACGGCAATATGCCGACGTTGCGACTGGGAATGCTTTCGCGATCCCACTGAGCTGTTTTCGCCGTTGCTTGATCTCCGCTTGGCTCCTGGGCGCCTGGCACGGCGTCTGTGGCAGGACCGTGCATTTTACCGTTTGTGGCGAGAAGATCTGCGTTATTACCAGGCCTGTGATCTTTTTGACGGTCGACGCACGATCAATAGGGATAAACTGCGCCCCTGGCGGAACCCGGTTTTGCCGTAACCCCATAAAGGCAACACAGGTCGGTCCGTGGAGCAGATACTGTGCGCACGGGCCGATTCCTGATGCCATTGTGGATGCTCGAAGAGCTAAGAGGGATTATTTCTTTTTTTTGCCCTTTTTGTCTTTCTTGACAGTCTTTTTCGATTTCTTCTTTTTCGCGTCTTTTTTCTTGCTCCCTTTGCTCTTCTCCGCCGCTTTTTTGTCCGTGGCGATGTTGTCTTTTTTCTTCTTGGCGGTTTCTTTGTCGACGCTGTCAGCCTGTTTTTCTCCTGCCGCAGCGCTGACAACGAAGAGGGACTTGGCATCGGCAATCACCTGGAGGGAGCGGGTTTCACTGAAGCCCTTGATGGCTGCCAGATCTCCAACCTTTTGAGCTGCCAGTTCTTCAGCGCTGCTGATACCATTTTCCGCCAGCAGAGTTGCTGTCGATGCGCCGATGCCACGTACGTTGGTGATGGGGGTCGTCATGGTCTGTCTCCTTTGTGTCCTTGGGTTTATTCGTGTTCTGTCTCTTCGTGTTGTTTGATAAATGTTTTGATGAACCGACGGATTTCACGGGCGGCACTGGTGTCTAATTCATCACAAAGTGCCATGAAATGGTCGCGTTCTTCACTGTTGATGCGAATGAGTAACTGGCTGTCCTTCTTCTTTTTGCGCTTTTTTTCGCTTGCGATGGTTTTTTCTGTCATTTGAGTCTGCCTTTAATCCAGAGATTACAGGAAGGTGAAGAAGCCCCATCTGCCGGGACTTCAAGGCCGTTTTATTAACAGCGTGTCAAACAGTTCTCCACTTCACACCACAGAGCCCGATAGCTGCGGTTTGCCTGGCTGTTTTGCGCAAACAGATCGATGGGTGCACGGTGAATACCCATTTTTTCAACATATGTTGAGTGAGGAATCGCCTGTCTGAGAAAGCCGGGATAGCTTTTTCTCAAGGCATCAGCCGTGTCTCGGTGGAGTTGTTTGCGTCCATCGGCCATGGTGAAAAATGGCCGAACGTGGGCGATGTCGTAGCCGTTTTCGGCGAAAAAATCGAGAAGCTGGGTGAATGTTCGTTGTGACAGTGTTGTCGGAATCAGGGGAACTGCCACCAGATCCGCAGCGTTAAAAACATTCTCTGCGAGCAGGCTGATGCTCGGAGGGCAGTCGAGGATAATGATGTCGTAGTGTGTTTCTAGGCCACGAAGAGCCTTTTTTAACCGGTTAACCTTGCCACCGGATGCCGTCAGTACGCTGTCGAAATGGCGAAAAGAGGCGTGGGCAGGAAGGATGTCCAGATTGTTGAAATCGCTTTCCTTAATTTGCTCTAGCAGGTGTTCATAGGTTTTAAAGAAGCGTTTTCCCCAGTTCTTTTTCGAGGGATTGCGAACGCGAAAATAGAAAGAGGATGCCCCTTGGGCATCGAGATCAATCAGCAGAGTGCGATGCCCTTGTCGGGCAGACCAGTAGGCAAAATTGACGGCAGAGGCCGTTTTCCCAACGCCTCCTTTAATGCTGTAACAGGCGACAGTTTTCATGAGCCCTCATAGCTTTTGATAAGATGATAAACATGGGTTTTGATCTCTTGGCAGGTAAAGTCGGCAATGGCGTTCTCGACCTGGGTCCGCTCGTGCCGTTGCTGTTGATACAGCACTGCCACAAGCGCGTTGAGGCTGATTTTCTGTGTGTTGTCATGGGTTGATTCGCCGATCCGGCTTAAAAAATCCTGTTGGACCGCAAGATCATTAAATCGACCGAGAATGTCCTGAAGTTGTTTCAGCTTTTTAGTCAAAAATTTAAGCTGCTGTCGATCAAAAAGTTCTCCGAACAGCTCAAGCAGATAGCGAAATTTTTTGCATTCGATGCGCAGTTCGTGAATGGCCTCATCCGCCGTATCCGCTGTAATGGCGAGACCTTCGCGACAGATCCGCTCATATTGACGGAAAATTTTTTTACTGACGGTGGTTTTTATTCCCTTGCTGGCGGATGGCGGTGGGTTGTCCAGCAGCTGATCAAGGGTTGTCAACAGGTGCTGAATGGCTTTTGCATACTCAACGGAGTGCAGGGCCGAGGCAATCTGTTTTTGCTGCACGTTGCGGCGGCGTTGAATCCGTTTAAGCGTTTTTTGTAGCCCTGGTCTGAGTGCTTCCGGCAGCAGTGAGAGGTAGTCGCTGCCATCGAGGAGGAAAACATCCAGGTCACGCAAGGTGTTGGTTTGCTGCGCCAGTTGTTTCAGTTGCGCTCTGAGGGACTCCGTAGGGCCGAGGCTGTTTTTGAACAGGCTGACCAGCGAGCGTGCTTTACGCAACGCAACCCGATACTGGTGGATATATTCGGTGTCAAGATCCCGGCAAATCCCCTGTTCCTGTTGTTGTGCGAGGTGGATAAGTTGATGGGTTATTTTAATCACGGCGGCGTGGGGTGCTTCGTCGGCTGTGAGGTCAAAGGTTAAACGACTGTCTGGAACGGTGACATCCAGGCCACTGTAAAGCAGCCTCTGTCGCATGGTTAACGTTGCACTGGGCGTGGGCTCAAGTGACGAGAGTTTCCGGATAATCGTTTCTGTCTCGTTTCGGTACCCCCGTAACGGGTTCAGTTGCAACAGGGTTGTGCCGGACAGATTAAAAAGAGTAAGGCGTGTGACGATTTTATCGTCATTGTTGCGGACAACGGCCTTTGTTTCGTACCAGCTGCCACAAAACTTGGCGGTTGCGGCCCGAACGCCCAAGAGCGCTTTAAAGGTTCTTGCCCATTTTTCACTCTTCAATTGATAGGGGAAATAGCTTTGTGATTCATGAAGAGGTTCGCTGTAGAGCGGATCGGATTCCTGCCAGATTTGCAGTGTTTGATTATGATGGGCGCTGAGCCACAGGTAGTGGTTTTGCCAGAGGGACCAGGACGGATCGTCGAGAACAGTCCATTCGACCTTCTGGGCGTCGGTAATGTCAAGACAGTAGGGCGCCAGGAGATCGGCTAACCGGTCGCTGGTAAGAGGATTTTTGAATTTCCAGCACAATGACATCATGACACCTCGCATTTGTATATACAATGTATATCATGTAGTGCAAGGTTTCAATGATGATTGTTGGCTGAGACGTAAAAAACCCATCCCGGGTGGGATGGGTTTTAAAGAATTAGTTTTTCCAAGAGGGTTATTGGCGGTAGCCCAAGCGTGTGGATAAGGTCGCTGCCGCATCAATGACCAATGGGGTCAATTGATTCTTCATCCGTTCATCCGTAAAGCGCATGGATGGTCCGGACAGGCTGATCGCGCCAACAATACGTCGCGTGTAATCGCGAATCGGGGCGGCAATGCAGCGTACGCCGGGATCAAGTTCTTCATTGTCCATGGCGTAACCCTTTTCGAGAACTTCCTCAAGTTCTTTTTTCAGAGCCTCTCGGCTTGAAAGTGTTGCCGGTGTAAATGTCGGCAACTCTTTCGGCAGGATCGAATCAAGTTCCTCGTCCGAGAGATGTGCGAGATGAACTTTACCCGCTGCTGTGCAGTAGGCGGGGAGGCGCGAACCAACGCGTGAAACGACGCGGACGGTCATATCGGTTTCAACCACATCCAGATAGACGACATGGTTTTCCTTGAAGATCGCAACATAGGCGGTTTCGTTGCATTCTTCCACCAGGTGCTCCAGAGTCAGCTTTGCCTGGCGCAACAAACCCATCTGCTTGATGAATGTTTGTCCCAGTTCCAGCGATTTAAGGCCCAGGCGATAGTTCTCCGTCGCCTTATTCTGCTCAATGTAGCCGCGTGACTCCAACGTTGCCAGTAGCCTGAAGACGTTGTTTTTATGGAGCTTCAGACGCTTACTCAGTTCTGTAACGCCCAGTTCGTCCACATCGTCGTGAAACTGTTCCAAAAGGTCCAGAGCATGGGATACGGCCTGGATGATATATTCTGACTTGTCTTTTTTGGCGGGCATGGTGGTGTCCCCTGATTACGTAATAAATGTCTAGATGCTGTTTTATTTATAGTGTTGGCTTTTTATAGAATTGTTTTTCACTTGTCAAGTCTGCGTGGTAATAAATGCGAAATCTGTTGCCTTTGATAGTGTTTTACAATTGTTGCAGACTGTTTTATCACCGTTGAAAATCGTGCTGTGAACGCGTTTTCTCATGCCCTGTCAAATAGGGTTGGAAAGTTCACTCTTGTGAAATATAGAATGTTGTTTTAAAGCTGTCAAGTTGATTAGTTCGAAAATGAAACCCCTGTCGGGCGTTTTTTGAAAAATCCGTGTTTAAAAGGCAGGATAGGACTGTTTTCAATAATATAACAGTTTGAATATGATGAGATTTTTCTGCCATGTTTTTTGACGAAAACCCTGGTTGTTTTATCGCTTTGCCACGCTGGAGGGACAAAAGCAGCGGCGTCTGTCTTGTTGTCTTGTTTCGACAGCGTAATTCAGCAATAAAAATGCCAAAGCTGGAAAAGGCTCCAGAAGCGGAATTGTGAAGGCGTTACGCAACAGATTTGGTGATTTCGCGCAATACACTGGTGGCAAAGCTGCCTGTCGGCAGAGCAAAGCTGACCGTTAAACACGTATCGTCCTCTTGTTGACAGCTCGCCTGGTGGAGTGGAACACGTAATGGTCTTCTTTCGCCACTGAGTTTGAGGCCGGGTAAGGCGGTAAAACGATCTGATGTGATCTGCTCTTTTTCCAGCAGGCTCTGTTCGAGGATGCCGGTTTGTCCATGGGCTTCCATGGCTTTGTGCCCTGGGAGGAGTCCGGTTGGGCTGATTTCGAGACGATCAACGCGCGGCTGTTCCGTGTGCGGATCTTCGACGCGAAAGCAGGCGCCTTTGGCGTGGATATAGGCAATGTCGCCCGGCCACAGGACATCAAGAGTCTCCAGGCGCATGGCCACCTGGCGATCAAAGAAATGCGATTGATACGCGCTGAGAAACAGACGCAGCAGTTTGCGCGGCAGTCCAAGGACGGCCTGCTGATGAGAGAGTCCTTTGAGTAAGCTGTGCAGCAGACGCCGTTCATCCCTGAAGCGACCGGGAAAGGCCTGTAGAGCCTGGTCGATATCGCCAGCGTGATAAGCTGCGGCTGCCGTCTGCCAACGCTCATTACTGATTGTGGCCGGATCGCCGATAATCAGATCCGTGGCGGTTTTAAACTCCCCCTGGAGGATCGCCTGACCCACCAGATGGTTGGTGCCGAACACGCCATAACGCTGTGGCCCGAAAAAATTCGGGACGCCGGTGTGTTCAAGGATATGGAGGATGTCGAGCGCTCTTTGATCCGCATCCGCGACGACATCATGAATACGAATGAAAAAACGATTGCCACGCAGATGACCGAGCCGCAATTTGTTGGTGTGCCGTTTGGCGTCGAGAATAGTGATCCCTTCAAGGTCAAGAGTGCTCAGACGGTTCTCATTCACCAGTGGTAGGGAAATAGTCTGTCGGGTGATTGCTTTGGAATCCTTGAGCCCGGCATAGCCGATCTCCTTTTCCTTGACTTTCAATGCCGAGGCCACGCGTTGAATCATGGCAAAGGTGCTCATGCCCTGTTTTTCAACACGCAGGTAGAGATGGTCGCCTTCACCACAGGGGTCATAGGCCGGGATCTCTTCGACAATAAAATCCTCGGCACTCTCCTTGATGGTGCCGCCGGTGCCGGGAAAATGTTCGGTTAAGTAGGCCATAATTCCGTATCCAGATTGTGGCGGTTGCGAAAGCCTTTTTCCGTCACGGGAAGATCCTGCGGATCAAGGGTGAAATCGCGACGGCGTTGATGATGCTGGAAGTGAACCGGCAGGTCCTGACTTAAAAAGCGGCGCATATATTTCGACAGGGGGTAGCCGTCGAGCTGGAACACGAAAGGTGTGTCCAGTTGGTTGACATAGCCCGGCATCGGTGTGATGAGTTCAGCCACCTGTTCTGCATAGTCAAGGACGTCAGTGACAAAGTACAGATCACCCTCGGGTTTCAGATAATAAAGTAACTGGGTCAGGAAGGTGGTGTTGACCAGCCTCCGCTCACGATGGCGTTTTTTCGGCCAGGGGTCGGGGCAGTTGATATATACCGCCGACAGCATATCGGGTTGGCCGAAACGGTTGAGCAGATAGCGGGCTTCCATGCGCATGACGCGGATATTTCTTAAGTCGCTGGTATCGACTCGGCGGCAGGTTCTATAACAGCCTTTGTTGTAAATGTCGATGGCAAGGAAGTTGGTTTCCGGCTGCTGGGCGGCACGCTGGATGATAAAATCACCGACGCCGCAACCGACTTCCAGAGCCAGTGGCTGGCGGCTGGGAAACAGGTCGTTGAGATCCTGTCCGGCGGGTAATTGCCAGGCGTCAATAAAGGTTGGTGAAGTGATTTCAATACGTCTTTGGGTTATCATGGCTGCAACCATACAAAGTTGAAGGCGAAAAAACATCGGAGCCTACCATAGCTGCCGGTGAAATGCAATTGCCATGCAAGTGGATCGAGCCTTCTAACCTGTGTCCAATGCGAGGAAATTCCTTGAATTCATCACCCGGCACCGCTACTCTGTCAGGATATTTTTTCAGATGGAATGCGTCCGGATTTATCTTCCCGCTTCAGCGGAGATGGATGATCCTTTTTTATCCCACAGGAGGCGGGTATGCTGATTGTCATGCATCACAGCGCAAATGAACAGGAAATAGAACAGGTCAAGCAGGCTGTTAAAGATATGGGGCTGCAGGCAGAACCGATTCCCGGCAGCGAAC
This is a stretch of genomic DNA from uncultured Desulfuromonas sp.. It encodes these proteins:
- the hemL gene encoding glutamate-1-semialdehyde 2,1-aminomutase, translated to MKHDCSHDYFAKAKQVIPGGVNSPVRAFKSVGCDPLFIERAEGSRIYDADHQSYIDYVGSWGPMILGHCHPEVVRAIQDAAVNGASFGAPTYKEIELAEMVCDAYPNIEKVRMVSSGTEATMSAIRLARGCTGRDKILKFDGCYHGHADSLLVKAGSGAATFGVPTSPGIPADFAKYTLTATYNDLDEVKAMVAANKDEIACIILEPIAGNMGCVPPKPGFLEGLRELCTTEGILLIVDEVMTGFRVAYGGAQERFNVRGDLVCLGKIIGGGLPVGAFGGKKELMDQLSPEGGVYQAGTLSGNPLAMSAGITTLKLLKQEGFYEQIEEKSAYLEAGLRQAATKSPIPTCFQRVGGMFCTYFCEGPVQSFSDAAKSDTEAFSRFFRTMLDSGINLAPSQFEAGFMSIAHSKQDLDQTIEAAEKAFALL
- a CDS encoding AAA family ATPase codes for the protein MKTVACYSIKGGVGKTASAVNFAYWSARQGHRTLLIDLDAQGASSFYFRVRNPSKKNWGKRFFKTYEHLLEQIKESDFNNLDILPAHASFRHFDSVLTASGGKVNRLKKALRGLETHYDIIILDCPPSISLLAENVFNAADLVAVPLIPTTLSQRTFTQLLDFFAENGYDIAHVRPFFTMADGRKQLHRDTADALRKSYPGFLRQAIPHSTYVEKMGIHRAPIDLFAQNSQANRSYRALWCEVENCLTRC
- the coaE gene encoding dephospho-CoA kinase (Dephospho-CoA kinase (CoaE) performs the final step in coenzyme A biosynthesis.), with amino-acid sequence MILGVTGGIASGKSTVVALLAELGAQVVSADQLSRELVEPGQPALDALVARFGTSILNADGTLDRSGLGEKVFADAAARQDLEAILHPAIAQLSTQRLREASQRVGPQGLVVYEAPLLYEAHAENRVDQVLTVTVHAAVQLERLMTRDQCDAAAARQRIAAQMSQEEKARRADYIIDNSADLTTLRDNVVQLFHRLCPDHA
- a CDS encoding radical SAM protein, giving the protein MTKRISPLGDALKVTGHLLRTGRVPGQLIIQYTDRCNATCPQCGMRVTNKFSRTTLAEQRVEQMIRHAAGQGVAALSFTGGEPFLCLDEVCRLAKVAGAQNIPYIRTGTNGYLFCGADKENFTDRMKTLADKLAATPLRNIWVSIDSSDVETHEQMRGLPGVVKGIEKALPIFAERGLYLSANLGINRYFAGRDKDRDKLDYPFFRGGFDRFYRFVADLGFTIANVCYPMHGDDESGEAVYAATATDRAVYFSHEEKLDLFQALSDCIPGHREKIRIFTPRCSLHALLQQYRGHDELTTPCRGGIDYFFVDSRTGHSYPCGYRGEDDLGCFDGGSHRPSAPTAICRRCDWECFRDPTELFSPLLDLRLAPGRLARRLWQDRAFYRLWREDLRYYQACDLFDGRRTINRDKLRPWRNPVLP
- a CDS encoding glycosyltransferase → MAQIDLHVHSKYSNHPSEWFLQRLGASESYTEPETIYRLARQRGMDFVTITDHNRIKASMELVEKYPEHCFSGVEATAYFPEDKCKIHVLIFGLDRDQFSRVQKKRKNIYKLRDYLKKEDLACVVAHATYAVNNRLTLDHLEKLIVLFNNFEGRNGSRSVLNNDILTQVLQNLTPEDIERLAQKHDLEPWGRTPWLKGLTGGSDDHAGLFIAKTSTRAEAQTPQELLNQIKRGATEPCGRQNDFQGLTFAIYKIAFDFSQHNSTAFAQSTLSDLTRYLFSDKKLSFKDRLRLNKMKSKKNNQVYQNLVQLIETSRTLQQDDIDSRLDLLYDCIANISDQYFRSLLGSLNTNITEMDIIRIIQGLSSSIPGIFLSVPFFSSFRHMFGDRQLINQFHADLGKQVSRRSKRILWLTDTLTDLNGVSMTLQTIGHLAEEKGFAIRIMTSLTDEQKHSGLPQSTLIVPPLYSAPLPHYEDITVNVPSVLRMLKMVYDYNPDELYISTPGPVGLLGLLIGRMLGTEIKGIYHTDFTVEAESIIDEPAIGDMIEQYSKWFFNQFDSLLVPTTEYMHLLKERGYRHRHMALFRRGLRTEHFYPAERPANSAERHRLLYVGRVSKDKNLAFLLEVYRAVRLRHPDICLSIAGDGPYLAELKMACRDLPEVAFLGRVDYKELPSVYNSHDLFVFPSLSDTFGMVVLEAQACGIPSLVSDVGGPKEIVVHAETGYVLPSDSVDAWVDQLSALLIDLESGGALYQALSSAARQRVEQRFSWDSILQEMTRPDDTLLPRLSRHRHQPGLGGLLKLASNMMVHSYD
- a CDS encoding helix-hairpin-helix domain-containing protein; the encoded protein is MTTPITNVRGIGASTATLLAENGISSAEELAAQKVGDLAAIKGFSETRSLQVIADAKSLFVVSAAAGEKQADSVDKETAKKKKDNIATDKKAAEKSKGSKKKDAKKKKSKKTVKKDKKGKKKK